In one Nicotiana tomentosiformis chromosome 6, ASM39032v3, whole genome shotgun sequence genomic region, the following are encoded:
- the LOC138894199 gene encoding uncharacterized protein, with translation MDLTEELEKLGYKLGKNLSEDLILQSVYDAECFHYKKKGHWKRNCKEYLATLKDNKQDTGSSYNICNMLQGFKISRRLKKGEVNLQVRNGAKVAVIDVGSISLIMPSGKILMLDDCYYVPKFVSNIISASMLDKRGLGHIGEKRINKLYKEGSLDKYDFESYPTCESCLKGKMTKSPFTGSGERASKLLGLIHIDVCGPMKIQARGGYSNFITFTDDMSRYGFVGATFLEREFLLEGNHTGEIELDEVQETNESIQNQDHETQVEEPLLDILKLTKTLPSSTVEVQELNVVQKQVNEPVPNQTEQQPHPAQGEQIVQEPLRRST, from the exons ATGGATCTTACCGAAGAACTTGAGAAATTGGGGTACAAGCTTGGTAAAAATCTTTCTGAAGATTTGATCTTGCAGTCAGTATATGATGCTGAATGTTTTCACTATAAGAAGAAAGGGCATTGGAAGAGAAACTGCAAGGAATATCTTGCAACTCTAAAGGATAATAAACAAG ATACTGGCAGTAGTTATAACATCTGCAATATGTTGCAAGGGTTCAAGATAAGTAGGAGGCTGAAGAAAGGAGAAGTTAATCTACAAGTTAGAAATGGTGCAAAAGTTGCAGTCATAGATGTAggatcaatttctttaataatgcctTCGGGCAAAATACTTATGTTGGATGATTGTTATTATGTTCCTAAATTTGTTTCGAACATAATTTCAGCTTCTATGTTGGACAAACGTGG GCTTGGTCATATTGGAGAGAAAAGAATTAATAAGTTGTACAAGGAAGGGTCCCTTGACaagtatgattttgaatcatatccaacttgtgaatcttgtctcaaaggaaaaatgaccaaatctccatttactgGAAGTGGAGAAAGAGCTTCTAAATTATTGGGACTAATTCATATAGATGTTTGTGGGCCCATGAAGATTCAAGCTAGAGGTGGATATTCTAACTTCATCACCTTCACTGATGATATGTCAAGATATGGATTTGT AGGAGCAACCTTTTTGGAAAGGGAATTTCTTTTAGAAGGAAATCATACTGGAGAAATAGAACTTGATGAAGTTCAAGAAACTAATGAATCAATACAAAATCAAGATCATGAGACACAAGTTGAAGAACCTTTATTGGATATTTTGAAGCTGACAAAAACGTTGCCATCTTCAACGGTTGAAGTTCAAGAACTAAATGTAGTTCAAAAACAGGTTAATGAACCAGTTCCAAACCAAACTGAACAACAACCACATCCAGCACAAGGTGAACAAATTGTACAAGAACCTCTTAGAAGGTCTACATGA